Genomic DNA from Niallia circulans:
GAAAAAAAACACGTAAAAGAAGGAAACTCTTGTTATCTTACTCAAGAGCTGAATGAACAAACGATCAGTTGTAAGCGGTTTATTAAAAGGGGTTGCGTGGGAATTTGTCCTAATCTGCTTCAGCTTAACTCTTGATTGTCTTATGCAGAAGAGCATCTTGCTCACTTACCAGCAACCTGTCGTTTTAAAACGATAGCATATGTTGAATAATAAGAATAACAGAAAACCGCAATCGCTATAAAAAATTGTACTTGTTGGATTAGTGCAGGTGCTACTGCAGCAAGGCTTTCAAGCCAAATAATAAGAATTCATGGAGTTAGTTGCTTTTATGGTTCAAGAACAGAGACTAGCGCGGAAACAGCATGTAATCTATTGCTATACTCTATACAAGTTGGAGATTGCTACATTTATCATACTAAAGAACTAAATAATTACTGATTATGGACGATATAAAGAGAGATAAGAATAAAATGCCTATTTATGCTTATCACTATTGTATTTTAGCCATAAAAGGACGGGGACTACCGCTCCTTTTATGGCTTTTTATTTATCTGCTACTACATAAAATTTCTGTCAAAGCTAAAAATACAGAAAGGATAAAGGAGGTATAGTAATGAGTAAACAAGAAGATACAACAAGTGAAGGCTTAAATCAGATCTTTGAGATTATAAATGCAAAAGGCGATATTGGCGAAATTAAACAAATATTAAAGAATCCTTTAAAGGAAGATACAGACGACCGAAGTGAATAAGTAGTATCAATCCCACATTTTAATGAGAATGTGGGTTTTTTATTGAAGTTAGGCTCATTTTCCATCATAATTTTTAAGGGAAGGCGCTGTGGGAATATACAAATTAGGCGCTATTAAAAATTTAAACTGTTATTGGAGTTATCTCTTTATGTTTTATTCTATTATGATGTTTTTGATTGCTGGGCTTGCTGAAATTGGTGGTGGCTATCTGATTTGGATATGGTTAAGAGAGGGAAAACCGCTTCATTTCGGGATATTTGGTGCAATTGCTTTAGTATTATATGGAGTGATAGCAACATTTCAAACGTTCCCGTCTTTCGGCAAGGTTTATGCAGCCTACGGGGGCGTGTTTATTATTCTGTCTGTGCTTTGGGGCTGGGGCATCGATAAAAAAACGCCTGATTTATATGATTGGATAGGTGCTTTAGTATGTTTAATTGGTGCAGGTATTATCTTATTTGCTCCCAGATCATAATGAGCACAAAAAAAGGGCAGCTTCCTTAACAGAAGCTGTCTTTTTTATTATGGAAGGATATTTCCTGCTGCACGGAAGATGTCATACCATTCTTGACGCGATAAATGAATGTCGCTTGCTTTAATGCAGTCCTTCAATCTTGTTTCATTCATTGTGCCGATCACTGGCTGCATTTTTGCAGGATGGCGTAATAGCCATGCGATCGCGATTGTTGTGTTGCTGACACTGTATTTTTCAGCGATTTCATTGATTTTTTGATTCAATTCAGGGAATTTCTCGTTATCCAGGAATACTCCTTCAAAGAATCCGTATTGGAATGGAGACCATGGCTGAATTGTTATATCATGAAGTCGGCAAAAATCAAGAATTCCTCCGTCACGATTAACTGCTGCATCATTCTCCATATTCACATTAAAGCCACTTGAAATCATCGTGGAGTTCGTGATGCTCAATTGAAGCTGGTTTGCAACAATCGGCTGTTTGACAAACTTTTGTAATAGCTGAATTTGCATAGGGTTTTGATTGGATACACCAAAATGACGGACTTTCCCCGCGCTTTCCAGAATGTCAAAAGCCTCAGCTACTTCTTCTGGTTCAACAAGTGTATCAGGGCGGTGCAACAGAAGAACATCAAGATAGTCTGTGTTCAGCCTTTTGAGTATGTTGTCCACAGAGTCAAGAATATGTTCTTTAGAAAAATCAAACATGCCTTTGCGAATTCCGCATTTTGATTGTAAAATGATTTTTTCGCGAACATCTGCATTCATATGTATTGCATCAGCAAAAATTTCCTCACAGCTTCCTGCACCGTATATATCAGCATGGTCAAAAAAGTTTGCACCTTGCTCTAGTGCCGTTTGTACAAAACGCTCTGCCTCTGGTTTTTCAAGTGAGTTAATGCGCATACAGCCAACCGAAACGACTGGAACTTCTAAACTGCTTGCTCCTAGCTTCATGGTTCTCATGTTTTATCCCCCTTTATGGTTATCCTAAAAAATTAATCTAGGTTTTTACCTTGCTAGATGTGCAAGATTTGGCAAAATCACCTCTAAGCCTAAATTGAATTATAAATGAGAGCGATTTCACCGTCAACTTTCAAGATTTCATGGATAAGGAAAAATAGAGACTATAGAGATACTCGTCCTGCCAAAAAAAAGCTTAAATCATACTATATTTGTGACAGGTAATGAATCGTACCGCAAGTAGAGGAGGAAATACCATGAAGAATATAACACTTTGCATGATTGTCAAAAATGAGTCCCGGATTATAGAAAGATGTCTCGATTCTGCCGCTCCCATTATTGATTGTTTATCGATTTGTGACACAGGCTCAACAGACGGCACTGTTCAAATAATTAAAAACTGGGCGAATGTTAATGGCAAGAACTGCACGGTGCATCATACTCCATTTCAGAATTTTGGATATAATAGAACACTGTCTGTTAAGCTTGCCCAACAGACATATCCTGATTCCGATTATATCCTTTTACTCGATGCAGACATGATTTTGCAAGTAGAGGCAGGTTTTACGAAAAAGGAATTAGCAGCAGATCAATATTTAGTGATGCAAATGAACAATTCCTTAAAATATTGGAATACGAGATTAGTTAGTGCAAGGAAGCAATGGGAATCTGTCGGTGTGACACATGAGTATTGGGAAATGAAAAGAGATGTTTCTGAAATTGTCGAGATTGGCAAGCTGACAACCCTGTATATTCTAGATAAAGAAGATGGCGGAAGCAAACAGGATAAGTTCGAAAGAGACAAAAGATTATTAGAGGAAGCCATTAACAATAACGAAAATGACAAGCATTTGAAACAGAGATATTTATTTTATTTAGCACAAACCTACTATGATTTGCAGGAATGGGACAATGCGATTGAGGCATATCAAAAGCGCATAAAGGAAGGTGGCTGGGAGGAAGAAATCTACTATAGTATGCATAAGATAGGTCTAGCATATGAACAGCTTTCGATGTATTTTCCAGTAGGAGAAAAGGCAGACCGTTTTCTGTCGCTAGCTTTGCTTCATTTACAAAGAGCATGGGAGTTTCGGCCATCAAGAGGCGAAGCAATTTATCATCTCGCCAGAATCCATCGAGAAAATAAGCACTATCATATATGCTTGTTGTATGCAGCAGAAGGAAAAGCAATTTCCTTTCCTGTCGATGATCTGCTGTTTGTTGATTTTCCTGTTCATGACTATTTGTTTGACTATGAGCTAGCGATAGCCGCTTATTATATAGAAGAAAAAAGAGAGATTGGCTTAAAAGCATTAAACAGCTTGCTGGAAAGGCAGGATAAACTGCCGGCAAATATGCAACAGTGGTTAAGCGAAACAAATAAATTTTATCAATCCCATTAAAAAGACACTGCGGGAAAGTCAGTGTCTTTTTCTTATTTAGTAACACACAGCAGGAATTTTCCAACTGGTGTAGAAAAGAATTACATCAGTAAAGATAGGAGGAACTAGCATGATTTTAGAAGCTGCTATGCTTCAAGTAAGGGAAGGAATGGAACAAAGCTTTGAACAGGCCATTAAGGATGCGTCCCAAATTATTGGTAGCATGGAAGGTTATATCGAGCATGAATTACAAAGCTGTTTGGAGGCTAAGGGGAAATATTTATTACTGGTCAGATGGAAGGAACTTGAGGATCATACGATAGGCTTTAGACAATCCGCAGAATATGAACAATGGAAGAAGCTGCTTCATCACTTTTATGAACCATTTCCGACAGTAGAGCATTTTACAAAGGTTTATCCTACATAATTAATACTATTAGTTAAAATAAAGTCGTTAATCCTGCAATAACGCTGTAATAATCCTGTAATAGTTAGAGAAAAAAGCAGTTTTTGAGGATTTTTTATTGGTAATGCCTTCCTAACTAGACAAAACAGTCACTTATATAGCAAGCATGAATAGTGTTAGCTTCCGAATACCTAAAATTTGGTACATGTATAACTATATTACATCTGTTAATCTACTAGAGTATTAAAAACGTAGTCTTAGGAGGCTAATCATCTATGAAAAACTTAAAAAAACTTCTTGTTGTTTCAATTATTGCCCTATCTCTATTCGGGTTTAATACACAATCAAAAGCCGCTTCTAATCATGTCGTGAAAAGTGGCGAAACGTATTGGATCATTGCAAAAAATTTCGGTGTATCAGCTAACAGCATAAAAAGCGCGAATAAAGCAACAAGCAACATGATTTATACTGGTCAAACTCTTACTATTCCCGCTTCTACTATTTCCGCAGCGGATAAGGATTTAATGGCACGTCTTGTTTCAGCAGAAGCAAAAGGCGAACCATATGCAGGAAAAGTGGCAGTTGCAACGGTTATTTTGAACAGATTGGATAACGCTGATTTCCCTGACACTATTAAAGCAGTTATCTATCAAAAGGATAGCGGATATTATGCCTTTACACCAGTGCAAAACGGAACGATTAACAATGCTGCAGACGCAGATTCGAAAAAAGCAGTAACAGAAGCAATTGCATCAAGAGGTCAAAGTCAAGGTTCTTTATACTTCTATAATCCTAAAACATCAACAAGTGACTGGATTCTTTCTCGTAAAGTGACAACGAAAATCGGGAACCATACTTTCGCTAAATAATAGACAAAAATGAGCATCACTCCATATTCGGAGTGGTGTTTTTTGTTCCTCTTTTTAGGATTTGCAAAACCGAAAACGCTATACAACGATTTCCACTATTTATTGTGAGAATATTTTGTTGTATTCTACAATATATAGACTGAAATAGTGCTGGCTGGAGGAATCATCATTGAATAAAGATAAACAACTTATGAGTTTGATTAATGCTGCTCAAGCACTTACCTCTACATTGGATTTAGATGAGGTACTGCAGCAATTAATAAATGAGACGTTAAATGTAATAGATGGAGCGGATGCGATTCTGCTGTTTGTGTATGACAAGCGCTCAGGCAAACTTGTCGCAAAAAACGGTGTTGGTGTTGAGCTTTCGTATTTGCAGGAAATAAAGCTACACCCTGGTGAAGGGATGACAGGCAAAACCTTTTTGAGTAAAAAAGGACAAATATTCAGTCATGTCCAAGAAACAGAAAGAGGCATGGAAAATATAAGAGGAAATAATAAAAGTCTGTTTCAAAAGGCAGTTGGAGCTTTTCGTTATCATCCTGTCAGCACCATTTGTGCTCCCCTTCTGTCTAAAGACGAATGTATTGGCGTATTGACAATCGACAGTTTTTCAGAGGATGTGCATTTCACAGAGCATCATTTGCTTTTGTTAGAAACTTTTGCTGCTCAAGCAAGCATTGCAATTGAAAATGCGAAGTTTTTTGCTGATACAGAGCGCTCCAAAAAGATCCATGCAGAGCTAGCAACAGCGTCCATTAACCAAAAGGGATTAGCTGAGATAACTAATACCTTATCACTGCTTATTGAAGAAGAGGTGTGTGTGTACAATGAGTTTTTTGACCTTCTGTCTGCCTCTTCACCAAACTCAGAGGAATTAGGTACAGTTAAAAAAGCAAAGATTATCACTCTTTATAAGGAAGATATGCCTAAAGACGGCAGCTTGTATTGCCAAGAAGAAAAGTTAACGCTTATCCCAATAA
This window encodes:
- a CDS encoding YnfA family protein; translation: MFYSIMMFLIAGLAEIGGGYLIWIWLREGKPLHFGIFGAIALVLYGVIATFQTFPSFGKVYAAYGGVFIILSVLWGWGIDKKTPDLYDWIGALVCLIGAGIILFAPRS
- a CDS encoding aldo/keto reductase, translating into MRTMKLGASSLEVPVVSVGCMRINSLEKPEAERFVQTALEQGANFFDHADIYGAGSCEEIFADAIHMNADVREKIILQSKCGIRKGMFDFSKEHILDSVDNILKRLNTDYLDVLLLHRPDTLVEPEEVAEAFDILESAGKVRHFGVSNQNPMQIQLLQKFVKQPIVANQLQLSITNSTMISSGFNVNMENDAAVNRDGGILDFCRLHDITIQPWSPFQYGFFEGVFLDNEKFPELNQKINEIAEKYSVSNTTIAIAWLLRHPAKMQPVIGTMNETRLKDCIKASDIHLSRQEWYDIFRAAGNILP
- a CDS encoding tetratricopeptide repeat-containing glycosyltransferase — its product is MKNITLCMIVKNESRIIERCLDSAAPIIDCLSICDTGSTDGTVQIIKNWANVNGKNCTVHHTPFQNFGYNRTLSVKLAQQTYPDSDYILLLDADMILQVEAGFTKKELAADQYLVMQMNNSLKYWNTRLVSARKQWESVGVTHEYWEMKRDVSEIVEIGKLTTLYILDKEDGGSKQDKFERDKRLLEEAINNNENDKHLKQRYLFYLAQTYYDLQEWDNAIEAYQKRIKEGGWEEEIYYSMHKIGLAYEQLSMYFPVGEKADRFLSLALLHLQRAWEFRPSRGEAIYHLARIHRENKHYHICLLYAAEGKAISFPVDDLLFVDFPVHDYLFDYELAIAAYYIEEKREIGLKALNSLLERQDKLPANMQQWLSETNKFYQSH
- a CDS encoding antibiotic biosynthesis monooxygenase family protein, translating into MILEAAMLQVREGMEQSFEQAIKDASQIIGSMEGYIEHELQSCLEAKGKYLLLVRWKELEDHTIGFRQSAEYEQWKKLLHHFYEPFPTVEHFTKVYPT
- a CDS encoding cell wall hydrolase, translating into MKNLKKLLVVSIIALSLFGFNTQSKAASNHVVKSGETYWIIAKNFGVSANSIKSANKATSNMIYTGQTLTIPASTISAADKDLMARLVSAEAKGEPYAGKVAVATVILNRLDNADFPDTIKAVIYQKDSGYYAFTPVQNGTINNAADADSKKAVTEAIASRGQSQGSLYFYNPKTSTSDWILSRKVTTKIGNHTFAK